A region from the Mycolicibacterium phlei genome encodes:
- a CDS encoding alpha/beta hydrolase, with translation MRTWLRRALAALVATVALSGAAAVTSPDATAFSREGLPVEYLDVYSAAMGRNIRVQFQPAAGAPAGARAVYLLDGMRARDDYNGWDIETQAFEWFVDTPVAVVMPVGGQSSFYTDWYSPSSFNNQTYTYKWETFLTSELPTWLAANRGISPVGNGVVGLSMSGGSALILAAYHPAQFIYAASLSGYLNPSALFMQSAIRVAMLDAGGYNVDNMWGPPWDQAWKRNDPIKQVGKLVANRTRLWIYCAPGGTTPLDVNADPNLAFSANSLESMALKSNKDFQKAYYGAGGNNATFDFPPAGNHSWPYWAAQLQALKPDLIATLTGAGA, from the coding sequence GTGCGAACCTGGCTTCGCCGCGCGCTCGCGGCGCTAGTCGCGACGGTGGCCCTGTCCGGCGCCGCCGCCGTCACCTCACCCGATGCCACCGCCTTCTCCCGTGAGGGCCTGCCCGTCGAGTACCTCGACGTGTACTCGGCCGCGATGGGCCGCAACATCCGGGTGCAGTTCCAGCCCGCCGCCGGTGCACCGGCCGGCGCGAGGGCCGTCTACCTGCTCGACGGGATGCGGGCCCGCGACGACTACAACGGCTGGGACATCGAGACCCAGGCGTTCGAGTGGTTCGTCGACACCCCGGTCGCGGTGGTGATGCCCGTCGGCGGGCAGTCCAGCTTCTACACCGACTGGTACTCGCCGTCGAGCTTCAATAACCAGACTTATACATATAAGTGGGAAACGTTCCTCACCAGTGAGCTGCCGACCTGGCTGGCCGCCAACCGCGGCATCTCCCCGGTCGGCAACGGCGTCGTCGGGCTGTCGATGTCGGGCGGCTCGGCCCTGATCCTGGCCGCCTACCACCCGGCCCAGTTCATCTACGCGGCGTCGCTGTCGGGCTACCTCAACCCGTCGGCGCTGTTCATGCAGTCGGCCATCCGGGTCGCCATGCTCGACGCCGGCGGCTACAACGTCGACAACATGTGGGGCCCGCCGTGGGACCAGGCGTGGAAGCGCAACGACCCGATCAAGCAGGTCGGCAAGCTGGTGGCCAACCGCACCCGGCTGTGGATCTACTGCGCGCCCGGCGGCACCACCCCGCTGGACGTCAACGCCGACCCGAACCTCGCCTTCAGCGCGAACAGCCTGGAATCGATGGCGCTGAAGAGCAACAAGGACTTCCAGAAGGCCTACTACGGGGCCGGCGGAAACAACGCCACGTTCGACTTCCCACCTGCGGGAAATCACTCGTGGCCGTACTGGGCCGCGCAGCTGCAGGCCCTCAAACCGGACCTGATCGCGACCCTCACCGGCGCGGGCGCGTGA
- a CDS encoding esterase family protein: protein MKFVGKIRGAWVRRLAGAAMIAAVLPGLVSAIGGSATAGAFSRPGLPVEYLMVPSAGMGRDIKVQFQNGGPNAPGVYLLDGLRARDDFNGWDIETAAFEWYLDSGLAVIMPVGGQSSFYADWYKPACGKNGCQTYKWETFLTQELPAYLAANKSVDPNRNAAVGLSMAGSAALTLAIHYPQQFQYAASLSGFLNLSEGWWPMLVGLSMGDAGGYKAEDMWGPSSDPAWKRNDPMVNIDRLVANNTRIWIFCGNGKPAEINGRVAGDNFNAKFLESFTLRTNETFQKEYLAAGGKNGVFNFPQGGTHDWPYWGQQLQQMKPDIQRVLGAVPQPHTPVAEEGAASGN, encoded by the coding sequence ATGAAGTTCGTTGGCAAGATCCGGGGTGCCTGGGTCCGCCGGCTGGCCGGAGCGGCGATGATCGCCGCCGTGCTGCCGGGCTTGGTCAGCGCCATCGGAGGCTCGGCGACTGCGGGGGCTTTCTCTCGTCCGGGTCTGCCGGTGGAGTACCTGATGGTGCCGTCCGCGGGTATGGGCCGGGATATCAAGGTCCAGTTCCAGAACGGTGGCCCGAACGCACCGGGTGTGTACCTGCTCGACGGTCTGCGCGCCCGTGACGATTTCAACGGTTGGGACATCGAGACCGCGGCCTTCGAGTGGTACCTCGACTCGGGCCTCGCGGTGATCATGCCCGTCGGTGGGCAGTCCAGCTTCTACGCCGACTGGTACAAGCCGGCGTGCGGCAAGAACGGCTGCCAGACCTACAAGTGGGAGACCTTCCTGACCCAGGAGCTGCCCGCCTACCTCGCCGCCAACAAGAGCGTCGACCCCAACCGCAACGCGGCCGTGGGTCTGTCGATGGCCGGTTCGGCCGCGCTGACGCTGGCGATCCACTACCCGCAGCAGTTCCAGTACGCCGCCTCGCTGTCGGGCTTTCTGAACCTGTCCGAGGGCTGGTGGCCCATGCTGGTCGGCCTGTCCATGGGTGACGCCGGCGGCTACAAGGCCGAGGACATGTGGGGTCCGTCGAGCGACCCGGCGTGGAAGCGCAACGACCCGATGGTCAACATCGACCGGCTGGTCGCCAACAACACCCGCATCTGGATCTTCTGCGGCAACGGCAAGCCCGCCGAGATCAACGGCCGGGTGGCTGGTGACAACTTCAACGCGAAGTTCCTGGAGAGCTTCACGCTGCGCACCAACGAGACGTTCCAGAAGGAGTACCTGGCCGCGGGCGGCAAGAACGGCGTGTTCAACTTCCCGCAGGGCGGTACCCACGACTGGCCGTACTGGGGTCAGCAGCTGCAGCAGATGAAGCCGGACATCCAGCGCGTGCTGGGTGCGGTTCCGCAGCCCCACACCCCGGTGGCTGAGGAAGGCGCCGCGAGCGGCAACTGA
- a CDS encoding alpha/beta hydrolase-fold protein: MQILFRAILTIALAAGLWTAGTTVAPSARADVEMLMVPSAAMGRDIPVAFQAGGPHAVVLLDAFNAAPDVSNWVTAGNAMNTLAGKGISVVAPAGGAWSMYTNWEADGSKQWETFLADELPNWLAANKGLAPGGHGIVGAAQGGYGAMAMATFHPDRYRFAGSLSGFLAPERTGVDGAITAGLAQYGGVDTRNMWGLPQLGRWKWHSPNVHVQLLADNNTRLWVWSAPAGGCTDPAAMIGYCDIAQGTNREFYQHYRGVGGHNGHFDFPTSGTHDWGSWSAQLAAMAGELAATIR, encoded by the coding sequence ATGCAGATTCTCTTCCGGGCGATCCTGACCATCGCGCTGGCGGCCGGACTGTGGACCGCGGGCACGACGGTCGCGCCGTCGGCCAGGGCAGACGTCGAGATGCTGATGGTGCCGTCGGCGGCGATGGGCCGCGACATCCCGGTGGCCTTCCAGGCCGGTGGCCCGCACGCGGTGGTGCTGCTGGACGCGTTCAACGCCGCCCCCGACGTGAGCAACTGGGTCACCGCGGGCAACGCGATGAACACGCTCGCCGGCAAGGGCATCTCCGTCGTCGCACCCGCGGGCGGCGCCTGGAGCATGTACACCAACTGGGAGGCCGACGGCAGCAAGCAGTGGGAGACCTTCCTGGCCGACGAGCTGCCCAACTGGCTGGCCGCCAACAAGGGCCTGGCCCCCGGCGGGCACGGTATCGTCGGCGCCGCCCAGGGCGGCTACGGGGCGATGGCGATGGCCACCTTCCACCCGGACCGCTACCGGTTCGCCGGCTCACTGTCGGGCTTCCTGGCGCCGGAGCGCACCGGCGTCGACGGCGCGATCACCGCGGGGCTGGCCCAGTACGGCGGCGTGGACACCCGCAACATGTGGGGACTGCCACAGCTGGGCCGCTGGAAGTGGCACTCGCCCAACGTGCACGTGCAGTTGCTGGCCGACAACAACACCCGGCTGTGGGTCTGGAGCGCCCCGGCGGGTGGCTGCACCGACCCGGCCGCGATGATCGGCTACTGCGACATCGCCCAGGGCACGAATCGCGAGTTCTATCAGCACTATCGCGGCGTCGGCGGGCACAACGGGCACTTCGACTTCCCGACCAGCGGCACCCACGACTGGGGTTCGTGGAGCGCCCAACTGGCCGCGATGGCCGGGGAACTGGCCGCCACCATCCGGTAG
- a CDS encoding DUF732 domain-containing protein translates to MQRSVPTTAAASLLIASAALLTGCSGADVMATIGMPTSETSPAHGAVAGALPGPPPAEGHSNALVLTDRQRNFLDGLAAAGVHPSSDLHALSIGSYVCQARAAGHDDQAVWDAVYPRVRSDLEDVRDGVAGLAPSVQDVTTATADYIRIATERLC, encoded by the coding sequence GTGCAACGCTCGGTACCAACCACGGCGGCGGCGTCGCTGCTGATCGCATCCGCCGCGTTGCTGACCGGTTGTTCGGGTGCGGACGTGATGGCGACGATCGGGATGCCCACCTCGGAGACGTCGCCGGCACACGGTGCGGTGGCCGGCGCCCTGCCCGGCCCGCCGCCCGCCGAGGGGCATTCCAACGCACTGGTGCTGACCGACCGGCAGCGGAACTTCCTCGACGGGCTGGCCGCGGCCGGTGTGCACCCGTCCAGTGATCTGCACGCCCTGTCCATCGGGTCGTACGTGTGCCAGGCCCGCGCCGCCGGACACGACGACCAGGCGGTGTGGGACGCGGTGTATCCGCGGGTGCGCAGCGATCTGGAGGATGTGCGCGACGGGGTCGCCGGCCTGGCGCCGTCGGTGCAGGACGTCACCACGGCAACGGCCGACTACATTCGCATCGCAACCGAACGACTCTGCTAG
- the culp6 gene encoding carboxylesterase Culp6: MASTKRRKRRLILALIAAAAMALVVVLIVIAVVVILRKPASPPTAVPPTAVPPTSVTPGKKPRPEYQDASCPDVQLVAVPGTWESSPVLDPFNPTQFPIALLLNVTNPIRAQFDNSRLEVYTVPYTAQFHNPFARDGQMSYNDSRAEGTRATIQAITDMNNRCPLTSYVLIGFSQGAVIAGDIASDIGNGRGPVDEDLVLGVTLIADGRRQEGVGRDVGPNPPGQGAEITLRDVPMLDGMGLAMTGPRPGGFGALNDRVNQICAPGDLICAAPPEAFNIMNLPKTIEILLGGAGQPVHAMYATPQFWQVDGAPATQWTLGWAQALIDNAPRPKHG, encoded by the coding sequence ATGGCCAGCACCAAACGGCGGAAACGCCGCCTGATTCTCGCGCTCATCGCCGCGGCCGCGATGGCGCTCGTGGTCGTGCTGATCGTCATCGCGGTGGTGGTCATCCTGCGCAAGCCGGCCTCGCCGCCGACCGCGGTGCCCCCGACGGCGGTGCCCCCGACCTCCGTCACCCCCGGTAAGAAGCCGCGGCCGGAGTACCAGGACGCCAGCTGCCCGGATGTGCAGCTGGTCGCGGTGCCGGGCACCTGGGAGTCGTCGCCGGTGCTGGATCCGTTCAACCCGACGCAGTTCCCGATAGCGCTACTGCTCAACGTCACCAACCCGATCCGGGCGCAGTTCGACAACTCCCGGCTCGAGGTCTACACCGTTCCCTACACCGCGCAGTTCCACAATCCGTTCGCCCGCGACGGCCAGATGTCCTACAACGACAGCCGTGCCGAGGGCACCCGCGCGACCATCCAGGCGATCACCGACATGAACAACCGGTGCCCGCTGACCAGCTACGTGCTGATCGGGTTCTCGCAGGGCGCGGTGATCGCCGGCGACATCGCCAGCGACATCGGCAACGGCCGCGGCCCGGTCGACGAGGACCTGGTGCTGGGTGTGACGCTGATCGCCGACGGGCGCCGCCAGGAGGGGGTCGGCCGTGACGTCGGTCCCAACCCGCCGGGGCAGGGCGCGGAGATCACGTTGCGCGACGTGCCGATGCTCGATGGGATGGGCCTGGCGATGACGGGACCGCGCCCCGGCGGGTTCGGTGCGCTCAACGACCGCGTCAACCAGATCTGCGCACCGGGCGACCTGATCTGCGCGGCGCCGCCGGAGGCGTTCAACATCATGAACCTGCCCAAGACCATCGAGATCCTGCTCGGCGGCGCGGGTCAGCCGGTGCACGCGATGTACGCCACCCCGCAGTTCTGGCAGGTGGACGGGGCGCCGGCGACGCAGTGGACGCTGGGCTGGGCGCAGGCCCTGATCGATAACGCCCCGCGCCCGAAACATGGCTGA
- the fadD32 gene encoding long-chain-fatty-acid--AMP ligase FadD32 — protein MGFHNPFIKDGLIKFPDNGSLVKHVERWAKVRGDKLAYRFLDFSTERDGVARDLLWADFGARNRAVGARLQQVTQPGDRVAILCPQNLDYLVAFFGTLYSGRIAVPLFDPNEPGHVGRLHAVLDDCEPSAILTTTEAAEGVRKFFRTRPANQRPRVIAVDAVPDEVGATWVPVDVDHDTIAYLQYTSGSTRIPTGVQITHLNLATNVVQVIEALQGEEGDRGVSWLPFFHDMGLITVLLSPMIGHYVTFMTPAAFVRRPSRWIRELARKEGETGGTYSVAPNFAFDHAAARGVPKDGEPPLDLSNVKAILNGSEPISAATVRRFNEAFGPFGFKPQAIKPSYGLAEATLFVSTTPIDAEPRITYVDRDELNQGRFVPVDEDSPKAVPQAGAGKIGVAEWAVIVDHETATELPDGQIGEIWISGQNMGTGYWGKPEQTRETFQNILKSRTTPSHAEGAPDDATWVRTGDLGAYYDGELYITGRVKDLVIIDGRNHYPQDLEYSAQEATKALRTGFVAAFSVPANQLPDEVFEDAHSGLKRDPEDTSEQLVIVGERAPGAHKLDVGPIIDDIRAAIAVRHGVTVRDVLLTPAGAIPRTSSGKIGRRACRAAYLDGTLRAGKIANAFPDETD, from the coding sequence ATGGGGTTCCATAACCCGTTCATCAAGGACGGACTGATCAAGTTTCCCGACAACGGGAGCCTGGTCAAGCACGTCGAACGATGGGCCAAGGTACGTGGAGACAAGCTTGCCTACCGCTTCCTGGACTTCTCCACCGAGCGCGACGGGGTGGCCCGCGACCTGCTGTGGGCCGACTTCGGCGCCCGCAACCGCGCCGTCGGCGCGCGGCTGCAGCAGGTGACCCAGCCCGGTGACCGCGTCGCGATCCTGTGCCCGCAGAACCTCGACTACCTGGTCGCGTTCTTCGGCACCCTGTACTCCGGCCGCATCGCGGTGCCGCTGTTCGACCCGAACGAGCCCGGCCACGTCGGCCGCCTGCACGCGGTGCTCGACGACTGCGAGCCGTCGGCGATCCTGACCACCACCGAGGCCGCCGAGGGTGTGCGCAAGTTCTTCCGCACCCGCCCGGCCAACCAGCGTCCGCGCGTCATCGCCGTCGACGCGGTACCCGACGAGGTCGGCGCCACCTGGGTGCCCGTCGACGTCGACCACGACACCATCGCCTACCTGCAGTACACCTCGGGTTCGACCCGCATCCCGACCGGTGTGCAGATCACCCACCTCAACCTGGCCACCAACGTGGTGCAGGTGATCGAGGCGCTGCAGGGTGAGGAGGGCGACCGCGGTGTGTCGTGGCTGCCGTTCTTCCACGACATGGGCCTGATCACGGTGCTGCTGTCGCCGATGATCGGCCACTACGTGACGTTCATGACGCCCGCGGCGTTCGTCCGCCGGCCCAGCCGCTGGATCCGCGAGCTGGCCCGCAAGGAGGGCGAGACCGGCGGCACCTACTCCGTGGCCCCGAACTTCGCGTTCGACCACGCCGCCGCCCGCGGTGTGCCCAAGGACGGCGAGCCGCCGCTGGACCTGTCCAACGTCAAGGCCATCCTCAACGGCTCCGAGCCGATCTCGGCGGCCACCGTGCGCCGCTTCAACGAGGCGTTCGGCCCGTTCGGCTTCAAGCCGCAGGCCATCAAGCCGTCCTACGGCCTGGCCGAGGCCACGCTGTTCGTGTCCACCACCCCGATCGACGCCGAGCCGCGGATCACCTACGTCGACCGCGACGAGCTGAACCAGGGCCGGTTCGTCCCGGTGGACGAGGACTCGCCGAAGGCGGTGCCGCAGGCCGGCGCCGGCAAGATCGGCGTCGCCGAGTGGGCCGTCATCGTCGACCACGAGACCGCCACCGAGCTGCCCGACGGCCAGATCGGCGAGATCTGGATCAGCGGCCAGAACATGGGCACCGGCTACTGGGGCAAGCCCGAGCAGACCCGCGAGACGTTCCAGAACATCCTCAAGTCGCGGACCACGCCGTCGCACGCCGAGGGCGCACCCGACGACGCCACCTGGGTCCGCACCGGCGACCTGGGCGCCTACTACGACGGCGAGCTCTACATCACCGGCCGCGTCAAGGACCTGGTCATCATCGACGGCCGCAACCACTACCCGCAGGACCTGGAGTACTCGGCGCAGGAGGCCACCAAGGCGCTGCGCACCGGGTTCGTCGCGGCGTTCTCGGTGCCGGCCAACCAGCTGCCCGACGAGGTGTTCGAGGACGCCCACTCCGGCCTCAAGCGCGATCCGGAGGACACCTCCGAGCAGCTGGTCATCGTCGGTGAGCGCGCGCCCGGTGCGCACAAGCTCGACGTCGGCCCGATCATCGACGACATCCGCGCGGCGATCGCGGTGCGCCACGGCGTCACCGTCCGCGACGTGCTCCTGACCCCCGCGGGCGCGATCCCCCGGACCTCGAGCGGCAAGATCGGCCGCCGGGCCTGCCGCGCGGCCTACCTCGACGGCACCCTGCGCGCCGGGAAGATCGCGAACGCGTTCCCCGACGAGACGGACTGA